The following coding sequences are from one Candidatus Margulisiibacteriota bacterium window:
- a CDS encoding sulfide/dihydroorotate dehydrogenase-like FAD/NAD-binding protein — protein sequence MFNILDKQLIGPAIHHVVIDAPIIAKKALAGQFVMVRVSEKGEKIPLTIADFDRDNGTITIVFQELGKTTKNFAELKSGDFLIDLLGPQGTPSEIANFGNTIVIGGGIGIAPIYPLARELKKAGNKVTSIIGYRSKDHVFWEDKMKSVSDRLLISTNDGSYGKKGFVTDILKNLMQQEKIDRVVAIGPAVMMKAVADLTRDLGIPTIVSLNSMMVCGMGMCGACRVSLDKATKFTCMDGPDVDGHAVNFDELMKRLDTYKPEECSCK from the coding sequence ATGTTTAACATTCTAGACAAACAGCTTATTGGCCCAGCGATTCACCATGTGGTGATTGATGCGCCGATCATTGCAAAAAAAGCGCTTGCCGGGCAATTCGTAATGGTCAGAGTAAGCGAAAAAGGCGAGAAAATACCGCTAACTATCGCTGACTTCGATAGAGATAACGGAACAATCACAATTGTCTTCCAAGAGTTAGGGAAAACCACGAAAAATTTTGCGGAATTAAAAAGCGGAGATTTTCTGATCGACCTCTTGGGCCCGCAAGGAACTCCGAGTGAAATAGCCAATTTTGGAAATACGATTGTCATTGGTGGCGGAATCGGTATTGCCCCCATCTATCCGCTTGCCCGGGAATTAAAAAAAGCCGGGAACAAGGTTACTTCAATCATTGGTTATAGAAGTAAAGACCATGTGTTCTGGGAAGACAAAATGAAGTCGGTCTCGGATAGATTACTAATAAGTACAAATGACGGTTCTTATGGCAAAAAAGGATTCGTCACTGATATTCTCAAGAACCTTATGCAACAAGAAAAAATAGACAGGGTTGTTGCAATCGGACCTGCGGTCATGATGAAAGCCGTTGCGGACTTGACCAGAGACTTAGGCATTCCCACGATCGTCAGCTTGAACTCCATGATGGTTTGCGGAATGGGAATGTGCGGCGCATGCCGCGTTTCCCTGGATAAAGCAACTAAATTCACCTGCATGGATGGTCCTGATGTAGACGGACATGCAGTTAACTTTGATGAACTCATGAAAAGGCTGGATACTTATAAACCAGAGGAGTGTTCCTGTAAATGA
- a CDS encoding aspartate aminotransferase produces the protein MVISKKARGIQPSATLAISAKAKQMESQGIDVVGFGAGEPDFDTPENIKKMGIEAISGGDTKYTPVSGTNELKKAIAAKFKKDNNLEYEISQISVGCGAKHSIYNILMVLCDPGDEVLIPAPYWVSYPEQVKLADGVPVFIRTDDSTSFKINAELLRNSITPKTKVLILNSPSNPTGMIYTKEELIELAQVIKEHKLIVISDEIYEKLTYDGNKYVSIASLDEEIKALTVVVNGVSKSYAMTGWRIGYIAGPKEIITAVNNLQSHSTSNPTSISQKASVEAITGPQEAVEVMRKAFDERRKYVVAELNRIPGVSCLMPEGAFYVFPNISGLFGKFYNGKIISNSMDFSALLLEEAHVAVVPGIEFGNDNCVRLSYATSMLSIKKGIERISDFVKTLS, from the coding sequence ATGGTTATCTCGAAAAAAGCTCGTGGTATACAACCTTCGGCAACGCTGGCTATATCCGCCAAAGCTAAACAAATGGAATCTCAAGGCATAGATGTTGTTGGTTTCGGCGCTGGCGAACCGGATTTTGACACTCCGGAAAACATTAAAAAAATGGGTATTGAAGCGATTTCCGGTGGAGACACTAAGTACACTCCGGTGTCTGGTACAAATGAATTAAAAAAGGCTATCGCAGCGAAGTTTAAGAAAGATAACAATCTGGAATACGAAATTTCTCAAATAAGCGTTGGCTGCGGTGCAAAACATTCGATTTATAATATTCTTATGGTCCTTTGCGATCCGGGTGATGAAGTCCTTATTCCGGCACCATATTGGGTTAGTTATCCTGAGCAAGTTAAATTAGCTGACGGAGTTCCTGTGTTTATAAGGACGGATGATTCTACCTCTTTTAAAATTAATGCTGAACTTCTCAGGAACTCGATTACCCCGAAAACGAAGGTACTGATTCTAAATAGCCCCTCTAATCCGACGGGAATGATCTACACGAAAGAAGAGTTAATAGAACTTGCTCAAGTAATTAAAGAGCATAAGCTCATTGTTATTTCCGATGAAATATACGAAAAATTAACCTATGACGGCAACAAATATGTAAGCATCGCTTCTTTGGACGAGGAAATTAAAGCCTTAACTGTTGTCGTTAATGGAGTCTCAAAATCTTATGCTATGACTGGCTGGAGAATCGGGTATATCGCCGGACCAAAGGAAATTATTACGGCTGTAAATAACTTGCAGAGCCACAGCACCTCAAATCCTACGTCAATATCTCAGAAGGCTAGTGTCGAAGCAATAACTGGCCCTCAGGAGGCTGTTGAGGTTATGCGAAAGGCTTTTGATGAAAGAAGAAAGTATGTTGTAGCTGAACTTAACAGGATTCCTGGAGTTAGCTGTTTGATGCCGGAAGGCGCGTTCTATGTTTTCCCGAATATATCAGGACTTTTCGGTAAATTTTATAATGGTAAAATTATTTCAAATTCAATGGATTTTAGTGCGCTATTGCTTGAGGAAGCTCATGTAGCTGTCGTTCCTGGAATTGAGTTCGGCAATGACAATTGTGTCCGGCTTTCTTATGCCACTTCAATGTTGAGCATTAAAAAAGGGATCGAAAGGATCTCTGATTTTGTTAAAACCTTATCATGA
- a CDS encoding diphosphate--fructose-6-phosphate 1-phosphotransferase — MSKEISELQKARFAYEPKLPPALSAGAKVVVNIGEPTTAVADKDKIRNLFPATYGSPQIRFERSDGGKLDSPIHLGVILSGGQAPGGHNVIAGIFDGLKSLHPESKLYGFIGGPSGLVDNKYIEITGELIAGYRNTGGFDIIGSGRTKLETKDQFDAARANCEVLGISALVVVGGDDSNTNACLLAEYYKSSNIPINVIGCPKTIDGDLKNEQVETSFGFDTACRVYSELIGNIQRDANSAKKYWHFIKLMGRSASHIALECALQTHANVTVISEEVAEKKQTLGEIVDYIASVVAQRAANGDNFGVALIPEGLIEFIPEMKSLIDELNEVLSKEETVFNSLGSLDEKIVFVNKNLSDESSHAYSTLPRAIQIQLSMDRDPHGNVQVSLVETEKLLIEMVDIKLKEMKSIGNFNGSFKAQNHFFGYEGRCAAPSNFDADYCYSLGFNAAALVAAGKTGYMSSIQNLTKPASQWLAGGIPITMMMNVERRHGADKPVIQKALVKLDGAPFLQLIKNRDKWASSTNYLYPGPIQYFGPSEVCDQVTKTLQLEHQ, encoded by the coding sequence ATGAGTAAAGAAATCTCAGAATTACAAAAGGCTCGATTTGCTTACGAACCGAAACTTCCGCCAGCGTTATCAGCTGGAGCTAAAGTTGTTGTCAATATTGGAGAACCAACAACAGCTGTTGCGGATAAAGATAAAATTAGAAATCTATTCCCTGCAACCTACGGAAGTCCTCAGATTCGATTTGAAAGAAGTGACGGAGGAAAACTTGATAGCCCTATTCATCTTGGGGTTATTCTGTCGGGAGGACAAGCCCCAGGCGGGCACAATGTTATTGCAGGCATTTTTGACGGTCTGAAGTCGCTGCATCCGGAGAGCAAGCTCTATGGTTTTATCGGCGGGCCTAGCGGATTAGTTGACAACAAATATATAGAAATAACCGGTGAATTAATAGCCGGGTATCGAAATACCGGAGGATTTGATATTATTGGGTCTGGAAGGACTAAGCTTGAGACAAAAGATCAGTTTGATGCTGCCAGGGCCAACTGCGAAGTACTAGGGATATCGGCTCTTGTTGTTGTCGGCGGAGATGATTCTAATACAAATGCCTGCTTGTTAGCAGAATATTATAAGAGCAGTAATATTCCCATAAATGTTATTGGTTGCCCAAAAACTATTGATGGAGACCTCAAAAATGAGCAGGTAGAGACTTCTTTTGGTTTTGATACTGCTTGCAGGGTTTATAGTGAATTGATTGGCAATATTCAGCGTGACGCAAACTCAGCAAAGAAATATTGGCATTTTATTAAGCTGATGGGAAGAAGTGCCTCGCATATTGCGCTTGAATGTGCACTCCAAACTCACGCTAATGTAACTGTAATTTCTGAGGAAGTGGCAGAAAAAAAACAGACCCTGGGAGAGATTGTTGATTATATCGCAAGCGTGGTTGCCCAAAGGGCAGCTAATGGAGATAATTTCGGGGTTGCTTTAATTCCTGAAGGATTAATTGAATTTATACCGGAGATGAAATCCTTAATTGACGAGCTAAATGAGGTGCTTTCCAAAGAGGAAACCGTATTTAATTCCCTAGGTTCACTTGATGAGAAGATTGTTTTTGTTAATAAGAACCTTTCAGATGAGTCCTCCCATGCTTATAGCACATTACCTCGTGCAATCCAGATTCAGTTGTCTATGGACCGTGATCCGCACGGCAATGTTCAGGTTTCACTCGTTGAAACTGAGAAACTGCTTATCGAGATGGTCGACATTAAATTGAAAGAAATGAAGAGTATCGGTAACTTTAACGGATCATTTAAAGCCCAAAATCACTTTTTTGGTTATGAAGGTCGGTGTGCTGCGCCTTCTAATTTTGATGCTGACTACTGCTATTCTCTTGGCTTTAATGCCGCTGCTTTAGTTGCCGCAGGGAAGACCGGATACATGTCTTCTATCCAGAATCTGACAAAACCTGCAAGTCAATGGCTCGCCGGAGGTATTCCAATCACCATGATGATGAATGTTGAGAGACGTCATGGCGCAGATAAGCCGGTTATTCAGAAGGCATTGGTCAAACTTGATGGCGCCCCTTTTTTACAGTTAATTAAGAACCGGGACAAATGGGCAAGCAGCACTAACTATTTGTATCCGGGGCCAATACAATACTTTGGTCCAAGTGAAGTTTGTGATCAGGTTACCAAAACGCTTCAGCTTGAACATCAATAA
- a CDS encoding ubiquinone biosynthesis protein UbiE, translating to MSDFIRNRYTSKVSSANLGCANLLPYLHVKTGNYVLDLGCGSGGTVFAIAPQVGSTGRIYGLDLTSGMIEAAIARNNYQNVFFHIGDIHSLPFENALFDTVLSNCVINHSQDKATVFSEIFRVLKPDGCFMIGDVMAVGKLPEEIANNSCNVAACWGGAIPKDEYFCMIKAQGFCKIEQLSSRFYQKENYPMESIIVKGVKS from the coding sequence ATGAGCGATTTTATTCGAAATCGGTATACGTCTAAAGTAAGTTCAGCAAATTTAGGGTGTGCAAATTTGCTACCCTATCTTCACGTGAAAACTGGAAATTACGTCTTGGACCTCGGATGCGGCAGCGGAGGGACAGTTTTTGCTATAGCTCCGCAGGTAGGTTCGACTGGACGTATTTATGGATTAGATCTAACATCCGGCATGATTGAAGCGGCGATAGCCAGGAATAATTATCAGAATGTTTTTTTCCATATCGGCGATATTCATTCCTTGCCTTTTGAAAATGCTCTTTTTGATACGGTACTAAGCAACTGTGTCATCAACCATTCTCAAGACAAAGCAACGGTATTCAGCGAGATTTTTAGAGTGCTGAAACCTGATGGATGTTTTATGATCGGAGACGTAATGGCGGTTGGGAAGCTTCCTGAAGAAATCGCAAATAATTCTTGTAATGTTGCTGCTTGCTGGGGGGGAGCTATTCCGAAAGATGAATATTTTTGTATGATAAAGGCACAAGGATTTTGTAAAATAGAACAATTAAGCTCTCGGTTCTATCAAAAAGAAAATTATCCGATGGAGAGCATAATCGTGAAAGGGGTAAAATCATGA